The following nucleotide sequence is from Austwickia chelonae.
ATATCTGCAGTCCGACGGGCTGTTGGGGGAGAACCCCACTTTGGGTGAGATCGTGCGGGTGCGGAGCTTGGCCGAGTTGATCCAGCCACGGCTGGTCAAGCTCACCGAGGCCGCGGAACAGCTGCGTCCGTTCTTCACCGCTGATGACGAATTAGTCGTGGCGGATGATGCCCGGGCTTCGCTCAAGGGCGAGGTCTCTGCGGTTCTCGACGCAGCGATCGCCGCTTTGGAGGACATCCCTGACGACGCTGGTGAGGACTTGTCTCAGGTCGCCGGCAGCTGGACGGCCGGACGGATCGAGGAGTCGTTGAGGGTTGCGCTGATCGACGAGCTCGGATTGAAACCACGGGTTGCTTTCGGTCCGGTCCGGGTGGCTTTGTCCGGCCGCAGGGTGTCTCCGCCCCTTTTCGAGTCCGCTGAGGTGTTGGGACGACACTCGACCTTGACACGTCTGCGGTCCTTGCGGGCGTCACTGTGAGCTCCGCCGGTGCGCTGGGGCCTGCCGAGGATCTCGGTGCACCGGGCACGGACGTGGCTGGGTGGTCACGTCCGGTGCGTGCACTGCTGCTCGACGTCGATGACACCTTGGTCGATACGCTCGGGGCGATGCACCGGGCGTTGGTCCAGTCGGCTTCCCGGGTCTGGTCGGGGTGCGACGAAGAGGTTCTCTCCGCTTTCGCCCGGAGGTATTACACCGATCCGGGCGGTTTCTTTGATGAGTACACCCGTGGGGAGAGAACCTTCGCACAGATGCGGCGGGCTCGTTTCGACGACGCCGTCTCTGCGACGAGGCTGGACCCGGTTGACGAGGTGACTTACGAGTCCTTCGAGAACGGATATCGGGCAGACCTGTTGGCAGCACAGAGACTCTTCGTTGATGTCGACCGGCTGCTGGACCGTGCGGAGTCTGCAGGGGTGCCGGTGGTTCTGCTCACCAATTCCAGTGGTGAGGTGACCCGGGAGAAAATGGCTGTGGTGGGCCTGACCAGTCGTATCGCCTCAGTAGTGACCACAGACACACTCGGTTTCGGTAAACCTGATCCCAGGGTCTTCGCCTATGCCTGCGCAGCGGTGGGTGTGCCACCTGAGGACGTGCTCTGTGTGGGAGACACGATCGGCACCGATGTCGTCGGCGCGCGGCGTTCCGGCATCCGGGTGCTCTGGTTGCAGCGTCGAGACTCACCTGAACCGCGGGATGCAGGCTGGAATGAGCCGGTGTGTGACCCCGGTGTTCGTGTCATCTCGACCTTGGACGAGGTCCTCGACGTGCTCTGATCTCTTCGGGTCAAGCAGGAGTATTCGTTTTCTTCATCTCTTTGACGGTGGGGTCCTGCCCCGGAGAGTACTCTCCGGGGCAGGACCCCACCGTGACCGAGGCCCAGGTCAGCTTCGGCTTGCTCGTTTCTGAATCGCGGCCCATTCGTCCTTCAGCCCGACGGTGCGGTGGAAGTGCATCGGGGTCTGAGGGTCATGGGCGAAATAGCCCAGTCGTTCGAACTGGACCACTGCTCCCAGGGGGGTGTCGGCGAGCATCGGCTCGGTCTGGCAGCGGAGGAGGGTCTCTTTACTGTCCGGGTTGACGTCGTCCATCACCTCTCCCGTGACTTCCCCAGGAACGGGGTGGGTGAAGAGCCGGTCGTAGAGGGACACCGTGGTTTCTACGGAATGCTGGGCGGAGACCCAGTGCATGGTCGATTTGACCTTGCGTCCGTCGGGTGCGGTGCCACCCCGGGAATCAGGGTCGTAGGAGGCGTGGACCTCAAGAATCTGCCCTTGGTCGTCCTTGACCACATCGGTGCAGGTCACCAGGTAGGCGCCCCGAAGCCGGACCTCGCGACC
It contains:
- a CDS encoding HAD family hydrolase, with the protein product MSSAGALGPAEDLGAPGTDVAGWSRPVRALLLDVDDTLVDTLGAMHRALVQSASRVWSGCDEEVLSAFARRYYTDPGGFFDEYTRGERTFAQMRRARFDDAVSATRLDPVDEVTYESFENGYRADLLAAQRLFVDVDRLLDRAESAGVPVVLLTNSSGEVTREKMAVVGLTSRIASVVTTDTLGFGKPDPRVFAYACAAVGVPPEDVLCVGDTIGTDVVGARRSGIRVLWLQRRDSPEPRDAGWNEPVCDPGVRVISTLDEVLDVL